The Triticum aestivum cultivar Chinese Spring chromosome 4B, IWGSC CS RefSeq v2.1, whole genome shotgun sequence sequence GATACTCCAATCCAATCCACCCTCTAGTCTGTGGCAGGTTTTTTTTTCCTGCGCGGACAGCACCAAGGTGCCTATTCCCAGCTAAATTTCGAAGGAACGCTGTCCCTTCTCTGTGTTCCTGCCTGGTATAAGCATGGAGTTCGAGGGCGAAGGGGGCATTGGTGTTGGTGTCGGCGGTGCCGAAGGAGACGACAGGGTGGACGAACCTACCAGGTGAAGAAACCAAAGGAACATACTGTCTTTTACATTCAGCTGTCCAGTGCCAACATTTTGTCTGCGCAACCGATTTTGACATTGACATTAACTTGAAGAGGATGTGCCCAAATCTATGCAAAATAGGAAGTGTCACTGGGTGGCTTGGAGGCTAGTTAAAGTTCAGCATCTGTACTGCTAATCTTGTCTGTGTGAGAATAGAGATTTGTGGATAATATGGATTCTATGTGTATTCGTAGTCTACTTAGCCTTTACATGGGTGTGTTCTGCAATTGTGGACATGGGACCTTTGTTTTAGGTGCGTTCTGTAGTTGAAGAAATTGGACATGCATCCATAGGCTAACAGAGTGACCAGCTGTTCACCCGTTCACTGTATAGCGTATACCGTCTTTTCATTTCATGGGTGTGAGAAAATAGTAATCATCCATGAATGCCCACTGCATATGCACACATTAGTTGGGTTCCTATTTTGTCTGCCTCTTACTGTGCAAAGCGAGGGTGTAACATGTGTGTGATTTTTGTAGTGTCAAGAGAATGCTGCGACTTACTACATGTTTACTTCCTTTCTTCAATCACACTGCATCCCTGTGGCAGTGAGATAATTTCTAACTCCTTTGTTATAGTTATTCAGATGCCTACGCTGTGGAATTAGCGCAAATGCGACGCCTCATATGCGTCGTGGACCGATGGGACGGCGGACTTTATGCAATGCATGTGGAATAGCATGGGCAAAGGTAGGCACTATGTGTTTAATCAATTTCGCTCACTCATGTCGTGGCTTATAGGGCCTACAATTCCTGTGCTTGTTCATAGACTCAAATCACATTGAATCACCAATCGTTTTTCTTTCTGTAAGGATTGTTTTGTGCTCTCTACTGAGCAAAAAAATGACGTTCATGTGAAAACTCTGTTGTTCTTCTACTCGATGAACATTGGCTAGTATGGGTCAGAAGAGCTTTTCTGTTGACCTCAATTTTTCTGGAGCTTGAATTGTGTATTTTAAACTTGCATATACTTTTGACATATCAATTATCGTTGATTCATAGTAGAGCGGCATATTGTACTATTAATATAGCATGGCCAACACCTTACATAGTCAAATGTTTCTTAAAAAGATCATATACATACTCAACATAAGCAGAGAGTATATTATATCCcgacccctgttcaagaattcatccgattaaccagttaacttgccgattaatccctactcatagggtcaccgagtagcctataaaccgataaatcatccgattaattgattaaatggccgattaacttgccaattagccgattaatcccctactcaccagccaaccgagcagctaccagttaacgatttcctcaacaatgatccCGACAGTTATTTTTGTTTAGCATGCTAAATCACTAATCATTTGGATGCAAGCAGGGAAAATTGAGAAAAGTTATTGATTCTGATGCCCCCATAGATGATGCTACTGTTGCAAAAATGGTGCCTGAAGTCGGCATGGAATTTGACAATGAAGACAAAGCATATGAATTCTATAACAGGTATGCTGGACACATGGGCTTTAGTGTTCGTAAGAGTTCATCGGACAAATCAGCTGACAACATCACAAGATCGAGAACCTTTGTATGCTCGAGGGAGGGTTTCCGTAAGGACAAGAAAGGAGCTAATGGAGTTAAAAGGCCACGGCCAGAAACAAGAATAGGGTGCCCCGCACGGATGATAATTAAGATTACATCCTATAATAAATATCGCATTGCTGAATTTGTAGCAGACCATAACCATCAGCCAGCACCCCCATCAACCATGCATATGCTGAGATCTCAGAGAGTGCTCACTGAGGTACAAACAACTGAATGCAACTCCTCAGAAGATTCCACAACACCGTCAAGGTTTTCTGGTGGATCTTTAGTACAGCAGGCAGGAATTTTTAGAAATGTTAATTTCCTCCCTGCAGATTACAGAAGTTCCCTTTGTTCAAAGCGTATGAAAAATATGCAACGTGGTGATGCAGGAGGTGTTGTTAAGTACCTGCAGAGCATGCAGCTAAACAATCCGTCTTTCTTTTATGCTGTCCAGCTCGATGAGGATGACAGACTGACCAACATTTTCTGGGCCGATTCCAAATCTAGAGTTGATTTCAGCTACTTCAGTGACGTGGTTTGTTTGGACACAACCTACAAGATAAATGCACATGGAAGGCCATGTCGTTCCAGAAATCCTGAAGTTTCTGGTACTCTGTAAGGCTCCTGTTACTTATTTTTGTGGTAGCAAGCAATATGTGCCGTTTGTTGTAAAGGAAAATAATAATAGCCCTTAGTTCGACTATAGAAACTCACTTAGCTTTGAGATGGTAGTAAAGATTCGAATTGTCTGCATTCATACATAGCATATGTCATGCCGATGTTGCAGGAACAGCTAAACCACTAGTATTTCGATCGAGCGAAAATGAAACGAAGATTTATGCTATTTACTCATGTTTTTCCACATCTAAATGCTGACACAATGGATCACCTGAACTACaagatcatgttttgcttcttcAGAAAATGTTTCGGCCGGCCGTAGAGGTTGTGCCTAGTGATGACTCCCATGGCTTGACTGGGTGAGTGTGCCTAACCAGATATATGAAATCCACGAGCCTGCTTTTCCTTGAAACGAAGACACTTTCTGGGTAAGCAGCGGTGATGAAACAGTGCTGTTTCCTCGCCACTTGGAAGATGACCGACCAAACAAGCATTATGCTATTGACCGGCCGGCGCAGCACTACCTGAAGAACCATTGTGTTTTAAATACTCAGATTTGAATTGGACCACCGATCCTCTGAAGAAATAGACAGCAGATAGTCATACTGCCCAAGTGCCcccagaaagaaataaaaaccatacTGTTGCTTTCCAAATCTTACTACTCCAGTATACAGTATACGGAGGAGCAGAGAGCGAGAAATGAGAAGGGTAGTGAAATTGCAAGAAAATGACGGGCTGTTCGTAGGCTAGCTGGGCATATTCTGGGACGAGTTTCATgggggcgtcgtgggcgccggtGACGAATTTGGACCATCTCACGCGGCTCAGCTCATAGGCCAGCGGATCACGTCCCAGGCGATTGACACGAAGATGTGTTCTTGGTGGCAGGCTGCTAAACTTCCAACCCTGTCTAGTACATATCCGAGTACATTCATTCATTCATTAAATAATAATCCATTGGTGTTGAGAGCTTTGATCACATCAAACAGACAACCATCTAGTTCAGGCTCCACATGCTTAGGGCCTCTTTGGAttgaaggattttcataggaatatTGGAGGATTCCAATCCATTGGATTTTTTCCTAAAGAAGCCCTTTGGATCAAAGGAACCACACCTCCAAAATTCCTATGGATGCATTCCTACACCTCAATCCTATAGGAATTTCAACATCCACTATAACCTCTTTTTTACACTGATTCGCGTAGGATCGAGACActtttcctgtgtttttcctgtgttCCATCCAAATGACCATTCTTGTAGTTTTCCTCTATTTtgtaattctctgttttgcacctACAATCCTGTCAAAATCCTGTGTTTTTTGAATTCCTTTGTTTTCTAATCCTGTGATCCAAAGAAGCCCTAAGTGTCGAATCGACAGCACAAGAATACAAGATGTAGGCAAGGAAGGGATACACGCTCCATCCAAAGTTCCAAAGTACCATTGCCTGGAGCCTAGCAGCAGGGTTCCTATCTCTGTCTCCATTTGTCGAAGCCGTCGTGCATAGCTATGTCCACCGCACAGCTCGGACTTGGTAATGTTTATAGTACTATCATATGTACTACGGTGTTCACCAGAAAGTGCAGGCAGAACAGAATCATGTCAAGCACGGCGCATTCCTCACGTCACAACACACGAAACAGTCAAATCCCAGTGCAGATACGCCGTTGCTGATCCTGGCTCAGGCACCTGGTAGtactacaaaaaagacacaccGCGCGGCGTCGTGCCCAAGGGCCGTG is a genomic window containing:
- the LOC123089274 gene encoding protein FAR1-RELATED SEQUENCE 5 isoform X2; this encodes MRRGPMGRRTLCNACGIAWAKGKLRKVIDSDAPIDDATVAKMVPEVGMEFDNEDKAYEFYNRYAGHMGFSVRKSSSDKSADNITRSRTFVCSREGFRKDKKGANGVKRPRPETRIGCPARMIIKITSYNKYRIAEFVADHNHQPAPPSTMHMLRSQRVLTEVQTTECNSSEDSTTPSRFSGGSLVQQAGIFRNVNFLPADYRSSLCSKRMKNMQRGDAGGVVKYLQSMQLNNPSFFYAVQLDEDDRLTNIFWADSKSRVDFSYFSDVVCLDTTYKINAHGRPCRSRNPEVSGTL
- the LOC123089274 gene encoding protein FAR1-RELATED SEQUENCE 5 isoform X1 — translated: MEFEGEGGIGVGVGGAEGDDRVDEPTRCLRCGISANATPHMRRGPMGRRTLCNACGIAWAKGKLRKVIDSDAPIDDATVAKMVPEVGMEFDNEDKAYEFYNRYAGHMGFSVRKSSSDKSADNITRSRTFVCSREGFRKDKKGANGVKRPRPETRIGCPARMIIKITSYNKYRIAEFVADHNHQPAPPSTMHMLRSQRVLTEVQTTECNSSEDSTTPSRFSGGSLVQQAGIFRNVNFLPADYRSSLCSKRMKNMQRGDAGGVVKYLQSMQLNNPSFFYAVQLDEDDRLTNIFWADSKSRVDFSYFSDVVCLDTTYKINAHGRPCRSRNPEVSGTL